One Fontisphaera persica DNA window includes the following coding sequences:
- a CDS encoding M16 family metallopeptidase — protein MQSARLFGLLMALLCVGPTAAQQVPVIEKSLSNGLRLLMVPRHDEPTIAGGWVAHVGSANERPGITGIAHLFEHMMFKGTPTIGTKDAEKDRQIMAEQDRVREAMRVEEAKVRAAYRRGEIDDWQKPEHQTPRWRELNQRFQELIRQQRELLVKNEFDRIYTAQGGSGMNAFTSKDLTAYFITVPANKLELWMWMESERLYRPVFREFYAERDVVYEERRLRVEATPLGKFEEAFESMVWKAHPYHWPIIGWPSDVASISKAEADAFYATYYAPQNLTAILVGDFQPDTAVALAERYFGRIPRGSQAAPEVITLEPPQPAEQRMLAEADTNPRVDVVWQSVPFQHRDGYALQVLAQVLNGRTGRLYKRLVLDRQLATSAYASQDSMKWGGLFGISAEVREPRTPAELEQAIYEVLEELKKQEVPAEELQKVKNNFAAAEYRKLTSNTAILFQLIFNDGLGDWREINEAGAKIQAVTAADVQRVARKYLTRENRTVALYHRKAGTPAPATAAVPK, from the coding sequence ATGCAATCTGCACGCCTTTTCGGGTTGCTCATGGCCCTGCTCTGCGTGGGGCCGACAGCCGCGCAACAAGTGCCGGTCATTGAAAAAAGCCTCAGCAACGGCCTGCGCCTGCTCATGGTGCCAAGGCATGACGAACCCACCATTGCCGGCGGCTGGGTGGCCCACGTGGGCAGCGCCAACGAGCGCCCCGGCATCACCGGCATCGCCCATCTCTTCGAGCACATGATGTTCAAAGGCACGCCCACCATCGGCACCAAAGACGCCGAAAAAGACCGGCAAATCATGGCCGAGCAGGACCGCGTGCGCGAAGCCATGCGCGTGGAGGAAGCCAAGGTCCGCGCCGCCTACCGCCGGGGAGAAATTGACGACTGGCAGAAACCAGAGCACCAAACCCCGCGCTGGCGGGAGCTGAACCAGCGCTTCCAGGAGCTGATCCGCCAGCAGCGCGAGCTGCTGGTCAAAAACGAGTTTGACCGCATTTACACCGCCCAGGGCGGCTCCGGCATGAATGCCTTCACCAGCAAGGACTTGACCGCCTACTTCATCACCGTCCCCGCCAACAAGCTCGAGTTGTGGATGTGGATGGAATCCGAACGGCTCTACCGCCCCGTCTTCCGCGAGTTCTACGCCGAACGGGACGTGGTGTACGAGGAGCGCCGCCTGCGCGTCGAGGCCACCCCGCTGGGCAAGTTTGAAGAAGCCTTCGAGTCCATGGTCTGGAAGGCGCATCCCTACCACTGGCCCATCATTGGCTGGCCCTCCGATGTCGCCTCCATTTCCAAGGCGGAAGCCGACGCTTTCTATGCCACTTATTACGCGCCCCAAAATCTCACCGCCATCCTCGTGGGCGACTTTCAACCCGACACCGCCGTGGCCCTGGCCGAGCGCTACTTCGGCCGCATTCCCCGCGGGTCCCAGGCCGCCCCGGAAGTCATCACCCTTGAGCCGCCCCAGCCCGCCGAGCAGCGGATGCTGGCCGAGGCCGATACCAACCCGCGGGTGGATGTGGTCTGGCAGAGTGTCCCCTTCCAACACCGCGACGGCTACGCCCTCCAGGTGCTCGCCCAGGTGCTCAACGGCCGCACCGGACGGCTCTACAAGCGCCTCGTCCTCGACCGCCAGCTCGCCACCAGCGCCTATGCCTCGCAGGACTCCATGAAATGGGGAGGCCTCTTCGGCATCAGCGCCGAAGTGCGCGAGCCGCGCACGCCGGCCGAGCTGGAACAGGCCATTTACGAGGTGCTCGAAGAACTCAAAAAACAGGAAGTGCCCGCCGAGGAATTGCAAAAGGTCAAAAACAATTTCGCTGCGGCGGAGTATCGCAAGCTGACCTCCAACACCGCGATTTTGTTTCAGTTGATTTTTAATGACGGCCTGGGCGACTGGCGGGAAATCAACGAGGCCGGCGCCAAAATCCAGGCCGTCACCGCCGCCGACGTGCAGCGCGTTGCCCGGAAATACCTCACTCGCGAAAATCGCACAGTGGCATTGTACCACCGCAAGGCGGGCACCCCTGCACCGGCCACCGCTGCCGTCCCTAAATAA
- a CDS encoding alpha-2-macroglobulin family protein has protein sequence MRTWLILLGTVLAVQLQLQAGVRDAQWKKVDEAINQGLPKSAIEALEPIIQGATKDKAWGEVAKAVCRKIVLEANIQGNKPEEKITRLQAEIAKAPGELKPVYHAIQATWYWHYFIQNRWRFVQRTATAAEPGKDFTTWDLPRLFAEIDKEFTAALAAADVLKKMPVSQFDDLLIKGSIPDKYRPTMYDFLAHEALQFYTSGEQAAAKPQDAFEVPATSPILDGLAAFLAWKPETTDTESPKLKAIRLYQDLLRFHQPDSDPTALLDVDLARLHYGYNTAFGDEKRARYKAALKAFVDQWTDHELAAMALHHWALVVREEGDWVEAHRLASRGAKVYPKSAGGLMCRNLVREIESRELSLNTERVWNAPWPKIRVQYRNIAEVHFRLVAWDWDATFQKRGRRPEWLDDAGRKEVLKRAPAHAWSAKLPPTTDYQGRVESLAAPENLKPGFYYLLASAKADFSDQDNVVHFTDIWVSDLALVPRTFNGMVQGFVLEALTGEPVANAEVRSWHWDNQGNRVANAPVRTDENGFFVLDVPSQRGYLLHVRHQGRELASQNEYWASPPVRRRPASQTLFFTDRALYRPGQTISFKGICLQVDQEQDKYELLPGQKLTVVFADPNGKEIERREVRANDFGSFSGSFTAPRDRVTGRMRIFVQGGPNGSASVSVEEYKRPKFQVSLDAPKTAARLNDRVELGGKAESYTGAAVDNALVKYRVVREVRYPIWWRWYYWWNPDPSSGAQEIAHGSTRTGTDGTFKVEFVAKPDLSISPTNEPTFHYTVYADVTDNTGETRSAQRAVMVGYTALQASLSAEEWLTGEKPVAIALYTTTLDGEGQAAEGSLKIYQLEQPATVIRPELAPQYYPRQRGGGLEGGADKPGPTADPNTWPLGKVVAERGLTTSTNGRQTASFNLGPGVYRAIFETQDRFGKPVKAMLPLRVLEPAAEKLNLKIPSLLAAPKWQCEPGEEFMALWGTGYDTGRAYIEIEHRGKMIQKYWTRPGRTQEQIKQAVNESMRGGFTLHVTQVRENRAYLESRWVEVPWSNKQLGVKWERLVSKLMPGQKETWSLVVTGPNAQKAAAEMVAALYDESLDAYLKHNWMRRFNVFRTDHSQLSRQFENTLKHLNHLYGGWREEYVGVDWRYRSFPPDLTQNLWGYQYFFGGRGGRAVMARRGVEMEMADAAPMAAMAAPAPPAPGMAGENAALRQTGAPMDMAKAEKQSDRGLSEERKSAGRDEGGGAAPDLSKVSPRKNLNETAFFFPQLIADKDGVVRLEFTMPEALTTWRFLGFAHDKELRSGFIEDKVVTAKDLMVQPNPPRFLREGDTLEFTVKISNQSTERQTGKVVLSFREAATDQPADKKLGNTRNEVAFDIPPKESRTYAWRLSVPDGLGFLIYKAVASTGKLADGEEGHLPVLSRRIYVTESLPLPIRGPGTKKFEFTKLVKNRSGTLQHQGFTVQMVSQPAWYAVMALPYLMEYPYECSEQIFNRYYANTLARHIANSDPKIRRIFDQWKNTPALDSPLEKNLELKSVLLEETPWYRDAQNESQARRNVGILFDDNRLNYELNRALQKLGEMQMNDGRWPWFPGGPGDDYITLYIVTGFGRLRHLGCDLKVDPALKALGRLDEWMDERHREILRVMKNPDAYVPSALDALYLYGRSFFLKDKAVAKEHQDAVQFFLKQSRNHWLKLANRQSQAHLAIAMKRWGGAENGDTALAIMRSIKERSVSNEEMGMFWRDLELSWWWFHAPIETQAMMIEAFDEVMNDARAVEDCKVWLLKQKQTQNWKTTKATADAVYGLLLRGNNLLSSDALVEVSVGGLAIKPEKVEAGTGFYEKRFSGAEVKAKMGQITVKKTDPGVSWGSVHWQYLEDMSKVTPYEGTPLKLKKTLYVKTHTKKGPVLEPVKGPINVGDELVVRIELRVDRDMEYVHLKDQRGSGVEPVNVLSRYRYQDGLGYYESTRDTASHFFISYLPKGVYVFEYSTRVQHRGTYQTGMASIQCMYAPEFNSHSESFNLVVK, from the coding sequence ATGCGCACCTGGCTCATCCTTTTGGGGACGGTTTTAGCCGTTCAACTTCAACTGCAGGCGGGCGTGCGGGATGCCCAATGGAAGAAAGTGGACGAGGCCATCAACCAGGGCCTGCCCAAATCGGCCATTGAGGCGCTTGAGCCTATCATTCAAGGGGCGACCAAAGACAAGGCGTGGGGGGAGGTGGCCAAGGCGGTGTGCCGGAAGATTGTGCTGGAGGCCAACATCCAGGGCAACAAACCGGAAGAGAAAATCACGCGGCTGCAGGCAGAAATCGCCAAAGCCCCCGGGGAGTTGAAACCGGTGTATCATGCCATTCAAGCCACCTGGTACTGGCATTATTTCATCCAAAACCGCTGGCGTTTCGTACAACGGACGGCCACTGCCGCCGAGCCGGGCAAGGATTTCACCACGTGGGATTTGCCACGGTTGTTTGCGGAAATTGACAAGGAATTCACCGCGGCGCTGGCGGCGGCGGACGTTCTCAAGAAGATGCCGGTGTCCCAATTTGATGATTTGCTAATCAAAGGCTCGATACCCGACAAGTACCGGCCCACGATGTACGATTTTCTGGCGCACGAGGCCCTGCAATTTTACACGTCCGGGGAGCAGGCGGCGGCCAAGCCGCAGGATGCTTTTGAAGTACCAGCCACCAGTCCCATTTTGGATGGGCTGGCGGCTTTTCTGGCCTGGAAGCCGGAGACCACCGACACCGAATCGCCCAAGTTGAAGGCCATTCGCCTGTACCAGGACTTGTTGCGGTTTCATCAACCGGACAGTGACCCAACGGCGTTGTTGGATGTGGATTTGGCGCGGTTGCATTACGGATACAACACGGCGTTTGGGGATGAAAAGCGGGCGCGCTACAAGGCGGCGTTGAAGGCTTTTGTGGACCAGTGGACCGACCACGAGCTGGCGGCCATGGCGTTGCATCACTGGGCGTTGGTGGTGCGGGAGGAAGGGGATTGGGTGGAGGCCCACCGGCTGGCGTCGCGCGGCGCCAAGGTGTATCCCAAAAGCGCCGGCGGCCTGATGTGCCGGAATCTGGTGCGCGAGATTGAGAGCCGCGAACTGAGCCTGAACACCGAGCGGGTATGGAATGCGCCCTGGCCGAAAATCCGCGTGCAGTACCGGAATATCGCGGAAGTGCATTTCCGGCTGGTGGCGTGGGACTGGGACGCGACCTTCCAGAAACGGGGCCGCCGTCCGGAGTGGCTGGATGATGCCGGGCGCAAGGAAGTGCTGAAGCGCGCTCCTGCGCATGCCTGGTCGGCCAAACTGCCCCCCACCACGGATTATCAGGGACGGGTGGAAAGCCTGGCGGCGCCGGAAAATCTGAAGCCTGGTTTTTACTATTTGCTGGCGAGCGCGAAGGCGGATTTCTCCGACCAGGATAACGTGGTTCATTTCACCGACATTTGGGTGAGCGATTTGGCGCTGGTGCCGCGCACGTTCAACGGGATGGTGCAGGGTTTTGTGCTTGAAGCCCTGACCGGCGAGCCGGTGGCCAATGCCGAGGTGCGGAGCTGGCATTGGGATAATCAGGGCAATCGGGTGGCCAACGCGCCGGTGCGCACGGATGAAAACGGTTTCTTTGTGCTGGATGTGCCGTCCCAGCGGGGTTACCTGCTGCACGTGCGGCATCAGGGCCGGGAGCTGGCGTCGCAAAACGAGTACTGGGCGTCGCCTCCGGTGCGCCGGCGGCCGGCGTCGCAAACCTTGTTCTTCACCGACCGGGCGCTGTACCGCCCCGGGCAGACCATTTCGTTCAAGGGCATCTGTCTGCAGGTGGACCAGGAACAGGACAAGTATGAGCTGCTGCCGGGGCAGAAGTTGACGGTGGTTTTTGCGGACCCCAACGGCAAGGAAATTGAGCGCCGCGAGGTGCGGGCCAATGATTTTGGCAGTTTCAGCGGCAGCTTCACCGCGCCGCGGGACCGGGTGACGGGGCGCATGCGTATTTTTGTGCAGGGCGGTCCCAATGGCAGCGCCAGCGTCAGCGTGGAGGAATACAAACGCCCGAAATTCCAGGTGAGCCTCGACGCGCCCAAAACGGCGGCGCGGTTGAATGACCGGGTGGAGCTGGGGGGCAAGGCGGAGAGTTACACGGGCGCGGCGGTGGACAATGCGCTGGTGAAGTACCGGGTGGTGCGCGAGGTGCGGTACCCGATTTGGTGGCGCTGGTATTATTGGTGGAATCCCGATCCGTCATCGGGGGCGCAGGAAATTGCGCACGGCAGCACTCGCACAGGCACGGATGGGACATTCAAGGTGGAGTTTGTGGCCAAGCCCGACCTTTCCATTTCGCCGACCAACGAGCCAACCTTCCACTACACCGTTTACGCCGATGTGACTGACAACACCGGCGAGACGCGCTCGGCACAACGGGCGGTGATGGTGGGGTACACCGCGTTGCAAGCCAGTTTGTCGGCCGAGGAATGGCTGACTGGCGAAAAACCGGTGGCGATTGCGCTTTACACCACCACGCTGGACGGCGAGGGGCAGGCGGCGGAAGGTTCGCTCAAGATTTATCAACTGGAGCAGCCGGCCACCGTCATACGGCCGGAGCTGGCGCCCCAGTATTATCCGCGCCAGCGCGGCGGCGGGCTCGAGGGCGGGGCGGACAAGCCCGGGCCGACGGCGGACCCCAACACGTGGCCGTTGGGCAAAGTGGTGGCCGAGCGCGGGCTGACCACTTCCACCAACGGCCGGCAGACGGCCAGCTTCAATCTGGGGCCGGGGGTGTACCGGGCGATTTTCGAGACGCAGGACCGTTTTGGGAAACCGGTGAAAGCGATGCTGCCGTTGCGGGTGCTGGAGCCCGCGGCGGAGAAACTGAATCTCAAAATCCCCAGCCTGCTGGCCGCCCCGAAATGGCAATGCGAGCCGGGGGAGGAGTTCATGGCGTTGTGGGGCACCGGCTATGACACGGGCCGCGCGTACATTGAAATCGAGCATCGCGGTAAAATGATTCAGAAGTACTGGACCCGTCCGGGCCGGACGCAGGAACAAATCAAGCAGGCGGTCAACGAATCCATGCGCGGGGGGTTCACGCTGCACGTCACCCAGGTGCGCGAGAATCGCGCTTATCTGGAAAGCCGGTGGGTGGAGGTGCCCTGGAGCAACAAGCAGCTTGGGGTGAAATGGGAGCGGCTGGTTTCCAAACTTATGCCCGGCCAGAAAGAGACGTGGAGCCTGGTGGTCACCGGCCCCAATGCCCAGAAGGCGGCTGCCGAGATGGTGGCCGCGCTCTATGATGAATCGCTGGATGCCTACCTCAAACACAACTGGATGCGGCGCTTTAATGTGTTCCGCACGGATCACTCGCAGTTGAGCCGGCAGTTTGAAAACACGCTCAAACATCTCAATCATCTCTACGGCGGCTGGCGCGAGGAGTATGTGGGCGTGGACTGGCGATACCGTTCTTTCCCCCCTGACCTGACCCAGAATCTTTGGGGCTATCAATACTTCTTCGGCGGTCGCGGCGGGCGCGCCGTCATGGCCCGCCGGGGCGTGGAGATGGAAATGGCCGATGCCGCGCCCATGGCCGCCATGGCCGCCCCGGCCCCGCCGGCGCCCGGCATGGCCGGTGAAAACGCGGCCCTCCGCCAGACGGGTGCTCCCATGGACATGGCCAAGGCCGAAAAGCAAAGTGACCGCGGCCTGTCCGAGGAACGCAAGAGCGCCGGGCGTGACGAGGGCGGCGGTGCGGCGCCGGATTTGAGCAAGGTCAGCCCGCGCAAAAACCTGAATGAAACGGCGTTTTTCTTTCCGCAACTCATCGCGGACAAGGACGGGGTGGTGCGGCTGGAGTTCACCATGCCGGAGGCACTGACGACGTGGCGCTTTCTGGGGTTTGCGCACGACAAGGAGCTGCGCTCCGGATTCATTGAGGACAAGGTGGTGACCGCCAAAGATTTGATGGTGCAACCCAACCCGCCACGCTTTTTGCGAGAGGGCGACACGCTGGAGTTCACCGTAAAAATCTCGAATCAATCCACCGAGCGCCAGACGGGCAAGGTGGTGCTGAGCTTCCGCGAAGCCGCCACCGACCAGCCGGCGGACAAGAAACTGGGCAACACGCGCAATGAGGTGGCCTTTGACATTCCGCCCAAGGAATCGCGCACGTATGCCTGGCGCCTGAGCGTGCCTGATGGTCTGGGTTTCCTGATTTACAAGGCGGTGGCTTCCACGGGCAAACTGGCCGACGGCGAAGAAGGGCATCTGCCGGTGTTATCGCGGCGCATTTATGTGACGGAGTCGCTGCCGCTGCCCATTCGCGGGCCGGGGACAAAGAAGTTTGAGTTCACCAAGCTGGTGAAGAACCGCTCGGGCACACTGCAGCATCAGGGGTTCACCGTGCAAATGGTTTCGCAGCCGGCGTGGTATGCCGTCATGGCGCTGCCGTATCTGATGGAGTATCCGTATGAATGCTCCGAGCAAATCTTCAACCGCTATTACGCGAACACGCTGGCGCGGCACATTGCCAACAGCGACCCCAAAATCCGCCGCATCTTTGACCAGTGGAAAAACACGCCGGCACTGGACAGCCCGCTGGAGAAAAACCTGGAGCTGAAGTCGGTGCTGCTGGAGGAAACGCCGTGGTACCGGGATGCTCAGAATGAGAGCCAGGCGCGCCGGAATGTGGGCATATTGTTTGATGACAACCGCCTGAACTATGAGCTCAATCGCGCCCTGCAAAAGCTGGGGGAGATGCAGATGAATGACGGCCGCTGGCCGTGGTTTCCCGGCGGGCCGGGGGATGATTACATCACCCTGTACATCGTGACGGGCTTTGGGCGGTTGCGGCATCTGGGCTGCGACCTCAAGGTGGACCCCGCGCTGAAGGCGCTCGGCCGCCTGGACGAGTGGATGGACGAACGGCACCGGGAAATCCTGCGGGTCATGAAGAATCCGGATGCATACGTGCCCAGCGCGCTGGATGCGTTGTACCTCTATGGCCGGAGCTTTTTCCTGAAAGACAAAGCCGTGGCCAAGGAGCATCAGGATGCGGTGCAATTTTTCCTGAAGCAGTCGCGCAATCACTGGCTTAAGCTGGCCAACCGCCAGAGCCAGGCGCACCTGGCGATTGCCATGAAACGGTGGGGCGGAGCGGAGAATGGCGATACGGCGCTGGCCATCATGCGGTCCATCAAGGAGCGGTCGGTGTCCAACGAGGAGATGGGGATGTTCTGGCGTGATTTGGAGCTGTCGTGGTGGTGGTTCCACGCGCCGATTGAGACGCAGGCGATGATGATTGAGGCCTTTGACGAAGTGATGAATGACGCCCGGGCGGTGGAAGATTGCAAGGTCTGGCTGCTGAAGCAGAAACAAACTCAGAACTGGAAGACCACCAAGGCCACCGCCGATGCGGTGTATGGTTTGCTGCTGCGCGGCAACAACCTGCTGTCCAGCGATGCGCTGGTGGAGGTGAGCGTGGGCGGACTGGCGATTAAACCGGAGAAGGTCGAGGCCGGGACGGGCTTCTACGAAAAACGCTTCAGCGGCGCCGAGGTGAAGGCCAAAATGGGGCAGATTACGGTGAAGAAAACCGACCCGGGCGTGTCGTGGGGCAGCGTGCACTGGCAATATCTGGAGGACATGAGCAAGGTCACGCCTTACGAGGGCACGCCGCTCAAACTGAAGAAGACGCTGTATGTGAAGACGCACACCAAAAAAGGCCCGGTGTTGGAGCCGGTCAAAGGCCCCATCAACGTGGGGGATGAACTGGTGGTGCGGATTGAATTGCGCGTGGACCGGGACATGGAATACGTGCATTTGAAGGACCAGCGGGGGAGCGGGGTGGAGCCGGTGAACGTGCTTTCGCGCTATCGCTATCAGGATGGCCTGGGGTACTACGAGAGCACGCGGGACACGGCGAGCCATTTCTTCATCAGCTACCTGCCCAAGGGCGTGTACGTGTTTGAATACTCCACGCGCGTGCAGCATCGGGGCACTTATCAAACCGGCATGGCGTCCATCCAGTGCATGTACGCGCCGGAGTTCAACAGCCACTCGGAGAGTTTTAATCTGGTGGTGAAGTAG
- a CDS encoding iron-containing alcohol dehydrogenase, giving the protein MRFEFATAGRIVFGRGCAREAATLAQSLGRHALIVTGAHPERAQPLQQWLQAAGVQTTCFPVAGEPTVEHVRQGAALARQAGADLVLSFGGGSALDAGKAIAAMMTNTGELLDYLEVIGRGQPLTTPPAPFLAIPTTAGTGTEVTRNAVLASPAHRVKVSLRSPLLLARAAFVDPELTRNLPPALTATTGMDALTQLIEPYVSCRANPLVDALCEEGLKRAGRALRRAFAHGADLDAREDMALASLFSGLALANAGLGAVHGFAAPLGGSFTAPHGAVCAALLAPVMRVNLQAADARVPHSPLRERYQRIARLLTQNPAASAEDGIRWVADLCRDLGIPPLRAYGVAPAHFTELAQKAAQASSMKANPLPLTHAELLTILEAAW; this is encoded by the coding sequence ATGCGCTTTGAATTTGCCACCGCAGGGCGCATCGTGTTCGGCCGGGGATGCGCCCGCGAAGCCGCCACGCTGGCCCAATCCCTGGGCCGCCACGCCCTGATTGTGACCGGCGCCCACCCGGAACGCGCCCAACCTCTCCAGCAATGGCTGCAGGCCGCAGGGGTCCAGACCACCTGCTTCCCAGTGGCCGGCGAGCCGACCGTCGAGCACGTCCGCCAGGGCGCGGCCCTCGCGCGCCAGGCGGGGGCCGACTTGGTGCTGAGTTTTGGCGGCGGCAGCGCCCTGGATGCCGGCAAGGCCATCGCCGCCATGATGACCAACACCGGCGAGTTGCTCGATTATCTGGAAGTCATTGGCCGGGGCCAGCCGCTGACCACGCCGCCCGCCCCTTTCCTGGCCATCCCCACCACCGCCGGCACCGGCACGGAAGTCACCCGCAACGCCGTCCTCGCTTCCCCGGCCCACCGCGTCAAAGTCAGCCTCCGCAGCCCCCTCCTGCTGGCCCGCGCCGCGTTTGTGGACCCAGAGCTGACCCGCAACCTGCCGCCAGCGCTCACCGCCACCACCGGCATGGACGCCCTCACCCAGCTCATCGAACCTTACGTCTCCTGCCGCGCCAATCCCCTGGTGGATGCCTTGTGCGAGGAAGGACTCAAACGCGCAGGCCGCGCCCTCCGCCGGGCCTTCGCCCACGGTGCCGACTTGGACGCCCGCGAAGACATGGCCCTCGCCAGTCTCTTCAGCGGCCTGGCCCTGGCCAATGCGGGGCTGGGCGCCGTCCACGGTTTTGCCGCCCCGCTGGGCGGCAGCTTCACCGCCCCCCATGGTGCCGTCTGCGCCGCCTTGCTGGCCCCGGTGATGCGCGTGAATTTACAGGCGGCGGACGCCCGCGTGCCGCACAGCCCCTTGCGCGAGCGCTACCAGCGCATTGCCCGCCTCCTCACCCAAAACCCCGCCGCCTCGGCCGAGGATGGCATCCGCTGGGTGGCAGACTTGTGCCGGGATTTGGGGATTCCGCCGCTCCGCGCTTATGGCGTGGCTCCCGCCCACTTTACGGAGCTGGCGCAAAAAGCCGCGCAAGCCAGCAGCATGAAGGCCAACCCCCTGCCCCTGACCCACGCGGAGCTCCTGACCATCCTCGAGGCGGCCTGGTGA
- a CDS encoding putative quinol monooxygenase encodes MLVVHVHVQVKPECVEAFKEATLANARASVQEPGIARFDVVQQADDPTRFVLVEVYRTAEAPAAHKETAHYAAWRDAVAPMMAVPRSSVKYTNLFPADAGW; translated from the coding sequence ATGCTCGTCGTTCACGTCCACGTGCAGGTCAAACCTGAGTGCGTGGAAGCCTTCAAGGAAGCCACCCTGGCCAACGCCAGGGCCAGTGTCCAGGAACCCGGCATTGCCCGGTTTGATGTGGTGCAACAGGCCGATGACCCCACCCGCTTTGTGCTGGTGGAAGTGTACCGCACCGCCGAGGCCCCCGCCGCCCACAAGGAGACCGCCCACTACGCCGCCTGGCGTGATGCCGTCGCTCCCATGATGGCCGTGCCGCGCTCCAGCGTGAAGTACACCAACCTTTTCCCCGCCGACGCCGGCTGGTGA
- a CDS encoding DJ-1 family glyoxalase III: protein MSKRVLCLLGPGFEEIETLTPVDLLRRAGIEVVMASLTGEPWVTGRCHITVRADAPLAEVAGQPFDLLFIPGGPGVKGLRADGRPAQLAQQFVQAGKPVAAICAAPTVLADAGLLQGRRFTAHFSVHSELPQALAHEKVVVDGPLITSRGAGTALEFGLELVRQLAGDAAAQEVAKAIMC from the coding sequence ATGTCCAAACGCGTCTTATGCCTGCTGGGACCGGGGTTCGAGGAAATCGAAACGTTGACCCCGGTGGACTTGCTGCGCCGCGCCGGCATCGAGGTGGTGATGGCCTCCCTCACCGGCGAACCGTGGGTCACCGGCCGCTGCCACATCACCGTCCGCGCCGATGCCCCGTTGGCCGAAGTGGCCGGCCAGCCGTTTGATTTGTTGTTCATCCCCGGCGGGCCGGGCGTCAAAGGCCTGCGCGCCGATGGCCGCCCCGCCCAGTTGGCGCAGCAGTTTGTCCAGGCCGGCAAACCCGTGGCAGCCATTTGCGCCGCCCCTACCGTCCTCGCCGATGCCGGCCTGCTTCAGGGCCGCCGTTTCACCGCCCATTTTTCCGTCCACTCCGAGCTGCCCCAAGCGCTGGCCCATGAAAAAGTGGTGGTGGACGGGCCCCTCATCACCTCGCGCGGCGCCGGCACCGCGCTGGAATTTGGTTTGGAACTGGTCCGCCAACTGGCCGGCGATGCCGCCGCCCAGGAGGTGGCCAAAGCCATTATGTGTTAA
- the rpmH gene encoding 50S ribosomal protein L34, which yields MKRTLQPSKIRRKRQHGFLARNSSKSGRKVLANRRRVGRKRLTPV from the coding sequence ATGAAACGGACTCTTCAACCGTCGAAAATACGCCGGAAGCGGCAGCATGGTTTTCTGGCCCGCAATTCTTCCAAGAGCGGGCGCAAGGTATTGGCCAACCGCCGCCGGGTGGGGCGCAAGCGTTTGACGCCGGTATAA
- the rnpA gene encoding ribonuclease P protein component, whose translation MKPAASQGLPRERRLRRSGEFGRLRREGRRLVVGCLIMNWQPAPEGAGSRLGVVTSRALGSAVVRSRGRRLMREVWRRHQNALRQPVNMVLVARPSLAAKSFGQVEADFLQALRLARLLKDL comes from the coding sequence ATGAAACCAGCCGCGTCCCAAGGGTTGCCGCGGGAACGGCGATTGCGCCGGTCGGGCGAGTTTGGCCGGCTGCGCCGGGAGGGCCGGCGGCTGGTGGTCGGCTGTTTGATTATGAATTGGCAGCCCGCGCCGGAAGGCGCCGGGAGCCGGCTGGGGGTGGTGACCTCGCGGGCGCTGGGTTCGGCCGTGGTACGGAGCCGGGGCCGGCGCTTGATGCGCGAGGTGTGGCGGCGGCATCAAAACGCGCTGCGCCAGCCGGTGAACATGGTGTTGGTGGCGCGTCCGTCGCTGGCCGCGAAATCTTTTGGGCAGGTGGAGGCCGATTTTTTGCAGGCGCTCCGGCTGGCCCGTTTGTTAAAAGACTTGTGA
- the yidD gene encoding membrane protein insertion efficiency factor YidD, with amino-acid sequence MNIAQAMMCGGIRLYRAVVSPLLHGVLGPGCGCRFSPTCSEYALEAVRRHGAARGGWLAVRRVCRCHPWGGAGLDPVPPDSSPRPIGKF; translated from the coding sequence GTGAACATCGCCCAGGCCATGATGTGCGGGGGCATCCGGCTCTATCGCGCCGTGGTGTCGCCTTTGTTGCATGGGGTGCTGGGGCCGGGATGCGGCTGCCGGTTTTCGCCCACGTGCTCGGAGTACGCCCTGGAGGCGGTGCGGCGCCATGGAGCGGCGCGCGGCGGCTGGCTGGCGGTGCGGCGGGTGTGCCGGTGTCATCCGTGGGGCGGGGCGGGTCTGGACCCGGTGCCGCCGGATTCCTCGCCGCGGCCCATCGGAAAGTTTTGA